One Melitaea cinxia chromosome 20, ilMelCinx1.1, whole genome shotgun sequence DNA segment encodes these proteins:
- the LOC123663671 gene encoding uncharacterized protein LOC123663671, whose translation MDFSKEIMKHLDSTSNLFNNCPSEFNDMEDVVYAVETSNVCWSPVLNDDNSCYLATAQKSGIILFWLLKYNNNAFETTFYGSIKNSNENEVALMVWIPIDKNKFLLIITNEIGQVWANECEILNNNVTLVKEHSLWTYQDKMMVTYFEYAFENEKLLIFFNKHRHLIVQMYDSNFNLLSQSMENVNDYRITSIIKFKKNFYLTTVNTKMYSIDYNIVNNTVAIMLNLFDIKDSYTSYELYGIGCSYNQVLFALAMIDRRVLYRKETLKIELIFLCQELDNATTAIVNNPTKNLRKVWDYIEVLRCKIVKTKKLPEIDYDKLLKDGENDVYKLKVYLVFLYFYQSLESLMITHLKGKLPETCTDVIKDKILMFQSINVINEISEKFKNNGQLSDFERECFACSKKYLYYYCKMYKKNPNDYLSEDICNLSNLNIEYTCQACDEKIIQFSCSGGHLNMFCCLTFTLIESDQYLTCKVCGSTARIELLEKNPCCLFCDFYLNT comes from the coding sequence ATGGATTTCTCAAAAGAAATTATGAAGCACTTAGACTCAACTTCTAACTTGTTCAACAATTGTCCCAGTGAGTTTAATGACATGGAAGATGTCGTGTATGCCGTTGAAACATCAAACGTTTGCTGGTCCCCTGTTCTGAATGATGATAATTCTTGCTATCTGGCAACGGCTCAAAAATCtggaataatattattttggttactaaaatataacaataatgcATTTGAAACAACATTCTATGGCAGTATAAAAAATTCTAATGAAAACGAAGTAGCTTTAATGGTTTGGATACcaatagacaaaaataaatttttactcatCATTACCAATGAAATTGGCCAAGTATGGGCTAATGAATGtgaaatacttaataataatgtcACACTTGTCAAGGAACACAGCTTATGGACCTATCAAGATAAAATGATGGTAACTTATTTTGAATATGCATTCGAGAATGAAaagctattaatattttttaacaaacataGACATTTGATAGTACAAATGTatgatagtaattttaatttattatctcaATCTATGGAAAATGTTAACGATTATAGAATAACCtcaattataaaattcaaaaagaatttttatttaaccacagttaatacaaaaatgtatagCATTGATTATAACATTGTAAATAATACTGTAGCAATAATGTTGAACCTTTTTGATATTAAAGATTCCTATACATCATATGAACTGTATGGCATTGGATGTTCATACAATCAAGTTTTGTTCGCGCTCGCAATGATTGATCGAAGAGTTTTATATCGGAAAGAAAcgttaaaaattgaattaatcTTTCTATGTCAGGAATTAGATAACGCTACGACAGCTATTGTGAATAAtccaacaaaaaatttaagGAAAGTATGGGATTATATTGAAGTTTTAAGATGTAAAATAgttaaaacaaagaaattacCAGAGATAGACTATGATAAGTTATTAAAAGATGGTGAAAATGATGTGTATAAACTGaaagtttatttagtttttttatatttttatcaaagtttGGAAAGTCTAATGATCACACATTTGAAGGGAAAACTTCCAGAAACTTGTACCGACGTTATAAAGGACAAAATACTAATGTTTCAGtcaattaatgttattaatgaaattagtgaaaaatttaaaaataatggtcAGTTAAGTGATTTTGAACGGGAATGTTTTGCATGTagcaaaaaatatctttattattattgtaaaatgtataaaaaaaatccaaacgATTATTTATCAgaagatatttgtaatttaagcAATTTGAACATTGAATATACATGTCAGGCTtgtgatgaaaaaataattcagtTTTCATGTTCAGGCGGgcatttaaatatgttttgttgTCTCACATTCACTCTAATTGAAAGTGATCAATATTTGACATGCAAAGTATGTGGTTCAACTGCTAGAATAGAATTGTTAGAAAAAAATCCATGTTGTCTCTTTtgcgatttttatttaaatacataa
- the LOC123663673 gene encoding fatty acid-binding protein 2-like: MAYLGKTYKFVKNENFDKILAHFGVPADKIEALLKLKPTLKLEKSGDSYVLTTVDSSTKELKFKEGVEFEENLTEELVAKSTFTFAGDVVTQVQKFEDGRTVTIKRTFKGDELVAEITASSWDGIARRYYSAA; this comes from the exons ATGGCTTACCTCggaaaaacttacaaattcgTGAAGAATGAAAACTTCGATAAAATCTTAGCTCACTTCG GAGTCCCGGCAGACAAAATTGAAGCTTTACTGAAGTTGAAACCAACGCTGAAATTAGAAAAGAGCGGTGACAGCTACGTCCTTACCACCGTCGACTCATCAACCAAAGAACTGAAGTTCAAAGAAGGAGTTGAGTTCGAAgaaaaccttacagaagaacttGTT GCAAAGTCGACATTCACCTTTGCAGGCGACGTTGTTACACAAGTTCAGAAATTTGAAGATGGTCGTACTGTCACtattaaaagaacatttaaagGCGATGAACTTGTAGCG GAAATCACAGCAAGTTCTTGGGATGGCATTGCCCGCAGATACTACTCTGCCGCTTAA